The DNA window GCCACTGCCGCGCGAAGCAGTGTAACGGACTTGGAACGGAGGAAGCACGAGCGAGCGTAGCGGCAAAGTTGGGACGGCGTGCTGAGCGGCGCCATGCGGGCGCCCAAGCACTCCTGCATTGCCCCAGACTTCAAGGCGGGCGAATCGTCGCCCGAGGGATCTCGCCGCCGCTGGCGGCCAGCAGGCCTGGTCTTCCGTTGATTAGCCGGAGCCAGAGTCCCGAGGGGTTCAATCCGCGAAGAGCGGCGTCGAAAGATAGCGTTCGCCCAGGCTGCACATGATGGTGACAATCCGCAGGCCTCGATACTCGGGGCGAGCGGCTACCTGCGCTGCCGCCCACATGTTGGCCCCACTGCTGATGCCTGCCACGATGCCTTCCTTTTCGGCCAGCAAGCGTCCCCACGCAAAAGCATCTTCGTCGTCGACCGTAATGACCTCGTCAAGGAGCTCCGTGTCCAGATTCCCGGGAATAAAACCGGCGCCGATGCCCTGGATGCGATGCTTGCCCGCGCGACCGCCGCTGATGACGGGCGAGTGTTTTGGTTCGACCGCGATCGCCTTGAAGTTGGGGTTTTTCTGCTTGAGGAAGCGTGTCACTCCGGTGATGGTGCCTCCCGTTCCCACGCCCGCCACGATCGCATCGATGTCGTGCCCGCTGTCCTCCCAGATCTCTGGACCGGTCGTCCGTTCATGGATCTCGGGATTGGCAGGGTTTTCAAATTGCTGGGGCATCCAGGCGTTCGTTTCCCTTTCGACCAGTTCGCTCGCTCGAAGGATGGCGCCGGGCATGCCATCGGCGGCGGGCGTAAGCACCAGATTCGCTCCCATGGCGCGCAGCAGCTGACGACGTTCGACCGACATGGACTCTGGCATCGTCAGTGTGAGTCGATACCCCTTTGCTGCGCATACGAATGCCAGTGCGATTCCCGTATTTCCGCTGGTCGGCTCGATAATGTGCGAGTCGGGGTTAATCAGGCCATCGCGTTCGGCCGTCTCGATCATCGCGACTCCAATGCGGTCCTTCACGCTGTTGAGAGGCTGGAAAAACTCGCATTTGGCGAACACGGTCGCGTGGTCGCCAGGCGTCAACCGGTTGATCCGTATCATCGGCGTGTCGCCAATCGCTGACGGCGTATTATCGAATGTCTTTCCGCGAGGCATCGTACAATTTCCTTTTGGTTACAGCTCGCCGCCGGGAGCTTGAATGACAGCCCATTCATCGAGACCCTGCTCCATGGCAAGCCGATTACAACGAACGAGATCGTCATAGGCCTCGGCGTAACTGGCCACGAAGTGCTGGGACAAAACCTCGTCGTGGTCGGGCGTTTCCTCCAACCGGGTTGGCTTCCAGCCGATTGGCATTCTGACGATTAGAAACAGGTAGTCCGCCTGGGTCCGAAAGACTCGGTTGTTGATCATTGATTTTAATCCTGCGTTTGCCCGTCGGAGCTGCTTGATTACAGGCTCTATAGCCGAATCAGGGATCGTGACAAGCGGCATCCGTTGGCGGTTTACTGCGATTTTCCCGCGATAAACGACCAGGCGACGATCCCACGGGAGTTCCAGATTTTCTGGGCAATTCAGGGTTGTCGTTTGGCAGGCGCCCCTAGAGTGAAATGTAAAGCGACGGCGTTAATTGACGAGATCGCGCCGGCTTCTTCTCTAAACCGGGCGGCGTTGCCCGCCCTCAACACGGGAGCTCAAAATGGCCTCTGCAGAGCACACGACGAACTGGCCCGACCTGGCGATCGGTCTTTATGATCGGCTGACGGGCAGGAACGCCGAAATCACTTACGAGTTTCAAGATATGCATCTGCAGGTCCCCAGCGGCGCCGGGGAGCAAGCGCAGCATGCAGAGTGGGTATTCAGCGGCACGATGAAAATCCGCACGTCGGACGCTGGAACAGACCCAAACTGACGATGACCGGCCGCCTGAGGGGCAGGCTCGATGGCCGGCCGGTCGAACTGGAAGCAGCAGGGCGTGAAATAGGGTTACGCGTTTCCGACTGGCGTTCCGCGTGGAAACTACGGCGTGATGCATCACGGGTCCCCGCGCCGCTTTTTCAAAGCCTGAGTGAGCTCGGATTTGCTCTGCGATTGAAGATCGGTACAGGGTTGACGATGGAGCAGTTTCCCAAACCCCACTGGGCGGTTCGTCTGCTTGCACCCAACCTGGGTCGTATCGCCAAGACGCCATCGTCATGAGTTCAAAACCAATGAGGATCGACAGATGAATCGCTTGCAACTGGCCAAGATGGGGTTCGTTCTCGCGGCAGGCGCCTTGTTCTGCCTTTCGGTCTATTAATGGTTCACCGGCAGCCGTGACGAAGGCGTCTTCGTGGGCATCTGGGTGCCGTCGATTCTGAGCTTCGGGGCGCTCCTGTTAGGTGGTAAATCCTATGGATAATTTCGCCATCTTTGTCTTCGGTTGTTTCGTTTTCGGACTTGTGGCGGCCGCGGCGTTCTGTGCGCTGCTCGCCAGCGATCGACCGAATCAGGACTCAAACTGACCGTTACAGGCGTTACCTCTGGCGGTTGACCTGCTTTCTTGTGACGCACCCTGGGCCATTGCCCCGCGCTGGCCATGCCGCTCTCGTTGTGCGGCGGTGGCGGCCGGGCAGTCCAATGATTGCTTCGCCTTGGAAGTTGAACGCCGCAAAGGCCGCTAGCACCTGCCGACAGCTGAATTGCTGCGTGCCGCGTGACCCAGGCGGAATGGTCCCTCTTGCGTCGCTCGCTGGCCCCGACGTTCTCCGCTAGGTGGCGAATCAAGCACTTCGCGAGGGGGGCGAATGGGGCGCAATTTCAAGCGCCGAGTTGAAATTCCGTACAAGCAGGATGCCCCGAATCGTGTTAGAATGACGTGATGATATGGCGTCTCGCCCCCTTCCCGATGTGGTTAGCCTGAGTGCGATGATGCGCGTTGCCTCGTCGTCACGATAGCAGGCGGTCCCCTTGCGAGGCTCCCGCCCGTCCATTCGGCGGTTGTCGACCCTCGTGATGGACCCAAGTCGAGTACTGGAGATTCGTTTGAGCAGTCATTGCTTTGTCGCCGCTTCGAACTTTGCCTTTACACGGCTTGTCTTCTCCGTGGGTATTCTGCTTGCAGGGTCCTCTTTGGCTTCAGGGGAAGAAACGTCGCCATTGATGGTTCCTGAACCGATTCAGGGTATCATCACGACTCGCTGCCTGGATTGTCACAGCGGCGAAACTGCAGAAGCGGATGTGCGCTTTGACAACCTTGCAACGCTAACGTTGAACGCACAACTAGAACTTTTCAATCGAGCGCAGGATCAACTTTTCTTTGGCCTGATGCCGCCGGAAGATGCTGACCCGCTAAGCGGGATAGAACACGCTGAATTGGCCGGGTGGCTTCGTCGCGAACTACGCAGTCGCCATGCATCGAAGCTGGACGACAAGCTACGAGACCCGAGTTACGGAAACTACGTCGACCACGAACAGCTCTTCAATGGCTCGATCAGGGACAAGCCATTCACGCCTGCTCGCCGCTGGTTGGTGAGTCCTCAGATATTCCACGAGCGTGTAAACGCTGTTTTCCAACTCCGTGAGCGAGACCGTCAGCGCAACTTTTACGGCGTCACAAATCCCATCGTCTTGCCTGATCATTCGGGGGTTCGCTACTACGACACCGCGGCATTGGATGGCGGGCACCTGTTGGTGATGTTGAATAACGCACAGTGGATTGCCGAAAAACAGGTTTTCGCAGCCGCTCATCAGGGCGAGGATCGCCGCCAGCTGCAATTTGCGAATGAGAAAGACCGCTGGTGTCCGCCGACTTCCCCGCCAGAATTTGTCGCCATCCTGCAGAAACAGTCTACGCCTTCTGACGAAGAATTGATCTCGGCGATTCATGCACAATTTGACTGCGTCCTGCAGCGTCGCGCCTCGGCAGCAGAGTTGACGAAACATCTGCCGCAGTTTCGGAGCGCAATTGAACTGGCCGGCAACGAAGATGGCCTGCGGCAAATGCTGTTGAGCGTCTTGCTGAAGTCCGAGTTTCTGTATCGCCTGGAATTTGGGGCAGGCGAGCCGGACGAATATGGAAGAAAGAAACTCTCGCCTCGGGAAGCCAGCTATGCGATTGCCTACGCGGTTTCGGATCGTGTGCCCGACGAGCAGTTGGTGCAGGCTGCCGCTGAAGGGAGACTGCTGTCGAAAGAAGACTATCGACGGGAAGTCACGCGTCTTCTGGATGACAAAAAGTCGTTCTCCGATGAAGGGGACCCCACGCTGAACGGGATTCATCTTCGTTCCCACACCGTGAGTCACCCGAAGATTAATCGTTTCTTTCGCGAATTTTTTGGTTATCCGGCCAGCGTCAAGCTGTTCAAAGATGTGTCGCGCAGCGGCGGGTTCTTTGATAACGCGGGGCGCGATTACACCGGTACGGCAGGCAGCGTAACCAACGAAGCCGATCGAATTGTCGATTATATTCTGAGTCAGGATCGAGACGTGTTCGCGCAACTGCTGACCACCGATCTCAACTTTGTGTTGCACACGCGGAGCAACGAACAAGGTCAAAAGCTGGTGGATGGCTGGCGTCGAGCGTATGAGGGATTGAAAGACACGGAATGGAAAGACAATCCCGAGCAGGTTCTGCTGGAAAACTTTGACAAACACAAAGAGCTGTTTGCTCAAATCGGAATCACCGACCTCCGCGAGGATCGCCGAAAGAACCATGTTCGTGACCTCAGTAGATACATGTTGTTCTTCGAGCATACTTTTGGCAAAGGGCGAACCCCGATTACTTTCCCCTGGTTTGCCCACGGCGGCCAGAAATTCAGGTACTCCGAAATTTACAGTCTTCCGCCCGTTCCCGGCGCAGGACCGCTGGATTATCAGGGTCGACGATCGCGGGGGCAGTATGACGACGAGGAAACGTGGGACTACCCGGTTGTTCAGCCATTCCGGATTCCGCATCGCAAGGGACTGCTCACCCATCCGGCCTGGCTGTTGGCGCATTCGCAAAATACGGAAACAGATCCGGTCCGACGCGGCCGCTGGATCCGGGAGAAGTTGCTGGCGGGCCGGGTGCCTGATGTCCCGATTACCGTCGACGCCCAGATCCCCGAAGATCATCAACGCACGCTTCGAGAACGACTTGATTCGGTGACTCTCAAGCAGGAGTGCTGGAAGTGTCATCAGCAAATGAATCCCTTGGGGCTGACCTTTGAGATCTTCGATGATTTCGGCAGGTACAGGACCCACGAGAGCCTTGAGCTTCCCGATAGCCTCAAGGAAACCGCCGCCGGCAAGAACACGGCGAACGTGTCCACGACAAAACCGGTCAACGCGGTCGGTCTTCTCAGGGGTGCGGGCGACCCAGCCTTGGATGGCGAAGTTACCGATGCTTTCGATCTGATTGACCGACTTGCGAAGTCGGATCTCGTGCGGCAAAGCATTATTCGCCATGCGTTTCGATACTTTATGGGACGCAATGAAACGTTATCGGATTCGCAAACTCTAATTGACGCCGATCAGGCGTATATCAAAAGCGGCGGAAGTTTTCGGGCGGTTATTGTCTCACTGTTAACCTCTGACTCCTTTATGTACCGAAAAAATATTGAGCTGCGGTAGTGGAAGATCACGGGAACGAGGGGAAAATAACTTCGGTTTTTATATAGTGAGCCGAACGCGCTAGCGTCGGGCGGTTCTACTCCTGTGAGCCGAAGTTATTCTTCCCCAGTTCCACGGGATGTTCAACGGTCCCGCAAGGTTTGCCGCAGCATGATTCACGAAACAAGTTACCTGACTTTACGAATGGATAAGCCATGAGCAGTCGACGGACATTCTTAGCACGCACCTTGGCGAGCGCCGCCGCCATGAGCCTTTCCACACCGCAACTCTTCGCGACGTCGGCGACCAGCAAACCGCCGATGCGCTTCATCTTCATGCATAAAGGCAACGGGCTGATTCCCGATTCGCTGGTTCCGCCATCCTTTGACAAAGAGCAGAGGGAAGCGGAGGCCCGCAAGGAAGCGTTTGAAATCGACCTCGATGGGCATGACCTTCCGCAGTGGATGAATCCCCTCGCGAGTCACAGGAATAACCTCGCCATCCTGCAGGGCCTTTCGGGAAAAATGTGTACGACGGGACATCACACCTGGTGTTCGTCGCTCGGAGTCTTCAAAGCGAATGAACGGCTGAGCTCCATCAGGTGGGCGACTGTCGACTTCGAGTTAGCCAGGCTTTTTCCATCACCTTTTGAACACATTGAACTCGCCTGCTTCCCTGGCAGCGGCGGCAATTCACGAGGAAATATCAACGGGATTGAAAAAGGCTTCTCGGCCCGCGGCGCCCAGCAACCGAACTACGCGTTCGGTTCGCCCAGGGTGGCGATGCAGGAGTTGTTCAAATCCGTTACCACCAAGAAGACCGACCAGAACCGCTACGAACTCGAACGCAACATGCTCGAATTCCTGGCCGCCGAAGAAGAAGGGCTCGCGCAGGGACTGCGAGGCGCCGAACGTACGAAGGTGGCGAATTACGCCGACGCGATACAGGATATTCGTGGACGCAACCGCCGTATTGAAGCGATGAGAGAAGTGATTCGGAAACACATTCCGTTACTCGACGAGAAGTATCTTTCCGAGAATCTCTCCACCGTCGATCGTCAGTTCGGCTTGACGGAAATCCTGCTCTCAACGTTGATTTCTGGGATGACCAATGTGGTCACGTTCACCGTGGACGAACTGGGCACAAGTTACACGGGCCTTTCCGGACTCGAGGGCGACAATATCAATCTGCACGATGTGGGGCACAACAAGTCCATTGGCGGATTTGATTCGCTGCAGATTCGCGAGAAAGTTCGCTGGCAACACATGACGCTCGTCGACCGCATCGTCACTCGCTTGAAAAACGTCCCCGAAGGCGATGGCTGCATGTTCGACAATACGATGCTGTTCTACTTCTCCGACAACGGAGAAACGCATCACAGTAAAGGAACCGAGTGGCCGTTCCTTGTTCTGGCTGGCGACAACGCTCGCATCGATATCAGCCGGCGCTACATTCGCCTTCCAGAATACGGCCAGGCGGGCCACAAGACGCTTGGCAACTGGTACACGACACTTCTCAACGCCCACGGGAACTCGATTGATCACTACGGCGCACTGGACGTCGCGCTAACGATCGATCAAAAGGGGCCGATCGAACATTTCCTGAGGTGACAAGGGAAATTGGAATACGGATAACGAGGGAACGCTTTCTCGCATCGCCGGCAGATGCTCTTCCACTGCCTGCCGGCTTGGGCGCTTGAGGAGGGAATGACCGTCTTTCGCCTCCTCTTGCTCTGTGTGCGCCACCCGAGGTTGATGCGCCGCGACCACGTATTTTGCGTTGCACGCAAGACGATGAGTCCACGCTAACTCCCCTTTCTGCTCGTGGGGGGTTGTCGGTGTTCTATAATGAATCGGTGTGACCGGTCCGAGGGTTTCCGAGGCGAAAAAGCGGGAGAAATGGAATGCGAGCACGAAAAATGATCTATCTCGGAATCGCCGTATTCGTCGGCGCCGCGACGTATTTTGGATGGAAATCCACCGCCCGGGGAGCCTATGAATCGGCCGAGTACAAGGTGGTCGAAACAGACGGATCGTTCGAGATTCGCGAATACCCCGAGCTGTTGCTGGTAACCACCAGGTCGGAGTTTGCGGCGAAAGCCGACGATGGCAGCTTCATGCGTCTGTTTCGCTACATTAGTGGATCGAACGACGCGGAGCAGA is part of the Lignipirellula cremea genome and encodes:
- a CDS encoding DUF1588 domain-containing protein, with the protein product MSSHCFVAASNFAFTRLVFSVGILLAGSSLASGEETSPLMVPEPIQGIITTRCLDCHSGETAEADVRFDNLATLTLNAQLELFNRAQDQLFFGLMPPEDADPLSGIEHAELAGWLRRELRSRHASKLDDKLRDPSYGNYVDHEQLFNGSIRDKPFTPARRWLVSPQIFHERVNAVFQLRERDRQRNFYGVTNPIVLPDHSGVRYYDTAALDGGHLLVMLNNAQWIAEKQVFAAAHQGEDRRQLQFANEKDRWCPPTSPPEFVAILQKQSTPSDEELISAIHAQFDCVLQRRASAAELTKHLPQFRSAIELAGNEDGLRQMLLSVLLKSEFLYRLEFGAGEPDEYGRKKLSPREASYAIAYAVSDRVPDEQLVQAAAEGRLLSKEDYRREVTRLLDDKKSFSDEGDPTLNGIHLRSHTVSHPKINRFFREFFGYPASVKLFKDVSRSGGFFDNAGRDYTGTAGSVTNEADRIVDYILSQDRDVFAQLLTTDLNFVLHTRSNEQGQKLVDGWRRAYEGLKDTEWKDNPEQVLLENFDKHKELFAQIGITDLREDRRKNHVRDLSRYMLFFEHTFGKGRTPITFPWFAHGGQKFRYSEIYSLPPVPGAGPLDYQGRRSRGQYDDEETWDYPVVQPFRIPHRKGLLTHPAWLLAHSQNTETDPVRRGRWIREKLLAGRVPDVPITVDAQIPEDHQRTLRERLDSVTLKQECWKCHQQMNPLGLTFEIFDDFGRYRTHESLELPDSLKETAAGKNTANVSTTKPVNAVGLLRGAGDPALDGEVTDAFDLIDRLAKSDLVRQSIIRHAFRYFMGRNETLSDSQTLIDADQAYIKSGGSFRAVIVSLLTSDSFMYRKNIELR
- the cysK gene encoding cysteine synthase A; translation: MPRGKTFDNTPSAIGDTPMIRINRLTPGDHATVFAKCEFFQPLNSVKDRIGVAMIETAERDGLINPDSHIIEPTSGNTGIALAFVCAAKGYRLTLTMPESMSVERRQLLRAMGANLVLTPAADGMPGAILRASELVERETNAWMPQQFENPANPEIHERTTGPEIWEDSGHDIDAIVAGVGTGGTITGVTRFLKQKNPNFKAIAVEPKHSPVISGGRAGKHRIQGIGAGFIPGNLDTELLDEVITVDDEDAFAWGRLLAEKEGIVAGISSGANMWAAAQVAARPEYRGLRIVTIMCSLGERYLSTPLFAD
- a CDS encoding DUF1552 domain-containing protein translates to MSSRRTFLARTLASAAAMSLSTPQLFATSATSKPPMRFIFMHKGNGLIPDSLVPPSFDKEQREAEARKEAFEIDLDGHDLPQWMNPLASHRNNLAILQGLSGKMCTTGHHTWCSSLGVFKANERLSSIRWATVDFELARLFPSPFEHIELACFPGSGGNSRGNINGIEKGFSARGAQQPNYAFGSPRVAMQELFKSVTTKKTDQNRYELERNMLEFLAAEEEGLAQGLRGAERTKVANYADAIQDIRGRNRRIEAMREVIRKHIPLLDEKYLSENLSTVDRQFGLTEILLSTLISGMTNVVTFTVDELGTSYTGLSGLEGDNINLHDVGHNKSIGGFDSLQIREKVRWQHMTLVDRIVTRLKNVPEGDGCMFDNTMLFYFSDNGETHHSKGTEWPFLVLAGDNARIDISRRYIRLPEYGQAGHKTLGNWYTTLLNAHGNSIDHYGALDVALTIDQKGPIEHFLR